One genomic segment of Ricinus communis isolate WT05 ecotype wild-type chromosome 3, ASM1957865v1, whole genome shotgun sequence includes these proteins:
- the LOC107262301 gene encoding uncharacterized protein LOC107262301 has protein sequence MKTKFQGSAGVKRAQLQALRREFEVLKMKEGETINDYFGRVMIVSNSMRNCGELVEEVKIVEKILRTLMDKFNYVVCSIEESKNLDELTVDELQSSLLVHEQKLVRKTVTDDQALRVRVGYGRGRSRGRGNYQEEVEDAVVQEAGK, from the coding sequence ATGAAAACCAAATTCCAAGGCAGCGCCGGGGTTAAGAGAGCTCAACTTCAGGCTTTAAGGAGAGAGTTTGAGGTGTTGAAGATGAAGGAAGGAGAGACGATTAACGACTACTTTGGCAGAGTCATGATCGTTTCTAATTCCATGAGAAATTGTGGAGAACTGGTTGAAGAGGTGAAGATTGTTGAGAAAATACTTAGGACTCTAATGGACAAGTTTAATTATGTGGTGTGTTCGATAGAAGAGTCTAAGAATCTGGATGAATTGACTGTTGATGAGCTACAAAGCTCTTTACTGGTGCACGAACAGAAGTTGGTCAGGAAAACAGTTACAGATGATCAAGCTCTAAGGGTTCGAGTTGGGTATGGTAGAGGAAGAAGCAGAGGCCGTGGTAATTATCAGGAAGAGGTAGAGGATGCAGTAGTTCAAGAAGCAGGGAAATAA
- the LOC8277645 gene encoding probable 1-deoxy-D-xylulose-5-phosphate synthase 2, chloroplastic — protein sequence MAASSSVLRSTFLSTTTISSQDNHSLMRRPTTHVAAGKRKFNGVVAALENNASDDKNAMVMRDQQMKEKRTLNFSGTKPATPVLDTVNYPIHMNNLSVQDLEVLADELREEIVYVVSKTGGHLSSSLGVAELTVALHHVFNTPDDRIIWDVGHQAYPHKILTGRRSKMSSIRQTFGLAGFPKRDESEHDAFGAGHSSTSISAGLGMAVGRDLVGKNNHVIAVIGDGAMTAGQAYEAMNNAGYLDSNLIIILNDNKQVSLPTATVDGPAPPVGALSKALTKLQSSRKIRQLREAAKGITKQIGGQTHEIAAKVDTYVRGMAAGSGASLFEELGLYYIGPVDGHSVEDLVTILKKVKSLPAPGPVLIHVITEKGKGYSPAEVAADKMHGVVKFDPTSGKQLKSKSNTKSYTQYFAESLIAEAEQDDKIVAIHAAMGGGTGLNLFQKQFPEKCFDVGIAEQHAVTFAAGLATEGLKPFCAIYSSFLQRGYDQVVHDVDLQKLPVRFAIDRAGLVGADGPTHCGAFDVTYMACLPNMVVMAPSDETELMHMVATAAAIDDRPSCFRYPRGNGIGTILPPNNKGTPLEIGKGRILREGSRVALLGYGTMVQSCLAAADLLKKFNITATVADARFCKPLDGQLVRQLAQEHEILITVEEGSIGGFGSHVANFLCLNGLLDGNLKWRPMMLPDRYIDHGSQTDQIEEAGLSSKHIAATVVSLIGGQKDSLHLLNL from the exons ATGGCTGCTTCTTCTTCAGTTCTCAGATCAACTTTCCTCTCTACTACTACGATCAGCTCTCAAGATAACCATTCTTTAATGCGCAGACCCACCACCCATGTGGCTGCCGGAAAGCGAAAG TTCAATGGAGTTGTAGCTGCATTGGAGAATAATGCAAGTGATGATAAGAATGCTATGGTAATGAGAGACCAGcaaatgaaagagaaaaggacaCTTAACTTTTCAGGAACTAAGCCAGCTACACCAGTTCTTGATACCGTTAACTACCCAATTCACATGAACAATCTCTCCGTGCAG gATCTTGAGGTATTGGCTGATGAACTACGAGAAGAGATAGTATATGTAGTTTCAAAGACTGGAGGACACTTGAGTTCAAGCTTAGGAGTTGCAGAGCTAACTGTGGCACTTCACCATGTATTCAACACTCCTGATGATAGAATCATTTGGGATGTTGGGCATCAG GCATACCCACACAAGATTTTGACAGGAAGGAGATCAAAAATGAGTTCAATTAGACAAACATTTGGGCTAGCAGGGTTCCCCAAGAGGGATGAAAGTGAGCATGATGCATTTGGGGCTGGACATAGTTCTACTAGCATTTCAGCTGGACTTGGTATGGCAGTTGGCAGAGATTTGGTTGGGAAGAACAATCATGTAATTGCTGTTATAGGAGATGGTGCCATGACAGCAGGACAAGCATATGAAGCAATGAACAATGCAGGATATCTTGATTCAAATCTCATTATTATCTTAAATGATAATAAGCAGGTTTCTTTGCCTACTGCTACTGTGGATGGTCCTGCACCTCCTGTGGGTGCTCTAAGCAAGGCATTAACAAAGTTACAATCGAGCAGAAAGATTCGCCAGCTCCGTGAAGCTGCAAAG GGTATTACAAAGCAAATTGGAGGACAAACACATGAAATTGCTGCTAAAGTTGATACCTATGTAAGAGGAATGGCAGCTGGGTCTGGTGcttctttatttgaagaactaGGACTCTACTATATTGGTCCAGTAGATGGTCACAGTGTGGAGGACCTTGTAACAATATTAAAGAAGGTGAAGTCATTGCCAGCACCAGGACCTGTTCTTATCCATGTTATCACTGAGAAAGGGAAAGGTTATTCTCCAGCTGAAGTTGCAGCTGATAAGATGCATGGAGTTGTGAAATTCGACCCCACTTCTGGGAAGCAGTTGAagtcaaaatcaaatacaaaatcCTACACTCAATATTTTGCCGAGTCTTTGATTGCTGAAGCAGAACAAGATGATAAGATTGTAGCAATCCATGCAGCAATGGGAGGAGGTACAGGACTTAACCTGTTCCAAAAGCAATTCCCAGAAAAATGTTTTGATGTTGGGATTGCAGAACAGCATGCTGTTACTTTTGCTGCTGGTCTAGCTACTGAAGGCCTCAAGCCTTTTTGTGCTATCTACTCTTCTTTCCTACAAAGGGGTTATGATCAG GTGGTTCATGATGTAGACCTACAAAAGCTTCCTGTCAGATTTGCAATAGACAGGGCTGGTCTTGTTGGTGCAGATGGTCCCACTCATTGTGGAGCTTTTGATGTTACTTACATGGCTTGTTTACCTAACATGGTAGTCATGGCTCCTTCAGATGAGACTGAACTTATGCACATGGTGGCCACAGCTGCAGCCATTGATGATAGGCCCAGTTGCTTTAGGTACCCAAGAGGAAATGGCATTGGCACCATTCTTCCACCAAATAACAAAGGCACACCTTTAGAG ATTGGTAAGGGAAGAATACTAAGAGAAGGAAGCAGAGTTGCACTCCTTGGTTATGGAACAATGGTACAAAGTTGCTTAGCAGCAGCTGATCTTCTTAAGAAATTTAACATCACAGCAACAGTTGCTGATGCAAGATTCTGCAAGCCTCTTGATGGGCAATTGGTCAGGCAGCTAGCTCAAGAGCATGAGATACTCATCACTGTTGAAGAAGGATCAATTGGAGGATTTGGTTCTCATGTAGCTAATTTCTTGTGCTTAAATGGATTACTAGATGGAAACCTAAAG TGGAGACCCATGATGCTTCCTGATAGATACATTGACCATGGATCTCAAACAGACCAGATTGAAGAGGCAGGACTCAGTTCAAAACACATTGCAGCCACAGTTGTGTCATTGATAGGTGGACAAAAAGACAGCCTTCATCTTCTTAATTTATAA